Proteins encoded by one window of Cannabis sativa cultivar Pink pepper isolate KNU-18-1 chromosome 4, ASM2916894v1, whole genome shotgun sequence:
- the LOC133037383 gene encoding B3 domain-containing protein LOC_Os12g40080-like isoform X2 produces MNITGRFKLCAKRSDGIVGESVNQKKKQFSMTPAHKRKALSRTQNFKSKNPYFKVALQETHVQRYDMTLQEDFWKKNIGDGKCEHNVTLCVPPEKRKWHLKLHITSHGTPPRAWFDRRGWKEFIGNNHLKIEDVLIFELIEKTEQIIMFNIIIFQATKCDRNSQQLQSHQGNNIIKSGITNSNDHNSKSSSSKSDKFLGEEIKQSYPNFEVTLGESVDEMLISNVRTYFQVKPEIATLQVLKKCWKVDLRWGLSDEVILYGGGWSKFAKENRLHPGDSCLFEIVRNEIDNALFKVTITVDVSC; encoded by the exons ATGAATATTACAGGTAGGTTTAAACTTTGTGCTAAAAGGAGTGATGGTATAGTTGGAGAATCTGTTAATCAAAAGAAGAAGCAGTTTTCAATGACTCCAGCTCATAAAAGGAAAGCTTTATCTAGGACTCAAAACTTCAAATCCAAAAATCCATATTTCAAAGTTGCCTTACAAGAGACACATGTGCAACGTTATGACATG ACGTTACAAGaagatttttggaaaaaaaatataggtGATGGAAAATGTGAACATAATGTAACTCTATGTGTTCCTCCTGAGAAGAGGAAATGGCATTTAAAACTTCATATTACTAGCCACGGTACACCACCAAGAGCTTGGTTCGACAGAAGAGGCTGGAAGGAATTCATTGGGAACAACCATTTGAAAATTGAGGATGTcttaatatttgaattgattGAAAAAACTGAGCAAATCATTATGTTCAACATTATCATATTCCAAGCCACCAAATGTGATCGAAACAGCCAACAGTTACAATCTCATCAAG GCAACAATATTATAAAGTCTGGGATAACCAATTCCAACGATCACAACAGCAAGTCTTCATCTTCAAAGAGTGACAAATTTTTGGGAGAAGAAATCAAACAATCTTATCCCAATTTTGAAGTCACATTGGGGGAATCTGTTGATGAGATGCTG ATTTCCAATGTAAGGACTTATTTTCAAGTAAAGCCAGAAATCGCAACACTCCAAGTGCTGAAGAAATGTTGGAAGGTTGATTTGAGATGGGGTTTATCAGATGAAGTGATTTTATATGGTGGTGGATGGTCTAAATTTGCGAAGGAGAACCGGCTACATCCCGGAGattcttgtctatttgagattGTTAGGAATGAAATTGATAATGCTTTGTTCAAAGTTACCATTACTGTTGATGTTAGTTGTTAG
- the LOC133037159 gene encoding B3 domain-containing protein At1g49475-like, with product MSASSQSFGHGRGLSNLARCSSSYAGVISDHLNCRGRQGREERKPAIGFPRFSMFRVKSSPELWCSDMHRSYHHIRRNGRSFVNNQHMESTNFCPDTPHFQRRILQDSLFDNKLKIPREFMVKYGSNIDTSNPIVLKVPGGGAWKIKLTKCDGHIWLGEVWPNFARHYSIQCGYSLFFRCEGQSKFSVIIIDVNDSEICYPVTTSKHSNNLNPTHIDELPKREKEAQDLDSHENFNMKRKKKLAPHKDQVNIGDSECFESVNKTGLFFVYV from the exons ATGTCAGCTTCATCTCAGAGTTTTGGCCACGGCCGAGGGTTGTCGAATTTGGCCAGATGTTCTTCAAGCTACGCCGGGGTCATTTCAGACCACCTGAATTGCAGAGGACGACAAGGCCGAGAGGAACGCAAACCAGCCATTGGTTTTCCTCGATTCTCCATGTTCAGGGTGAAAAGCTCGCCGGAGTTATGGTGCTCTGATATGCATAGATCCTACCACCACATAAGGCG AAACGGAAGGAGTTTTGTTAATAATCAACACATGGAATCTACCAACTTCTGTCCTGATACTCCTCATTTTCAAAGGAGGATCTTACAAGATTCTCTTTTTGACAATAAACTT AAAATTCCGAGAGAGTTCATGGTGAAATATGGTAGTAATATTGATACATCAAACCCAATAGTCCTAAAAGTCCCTGGTGGTGGAGCATGGAAAATCAAATTGACCAAATGTGATGGTCATATTTGGTTGGGTGAAGTTTGGCCAAACTTTGCAAGGCATTACTCCATACAATGTGGATATTCCTTGTTTTTCAGATGTGAAGGTCAATCTAAATTTAGTGTGATCATTATTGATGTAAATGATTCTGAGATATGTTATCCAGTTACCACTTCCAAACATTCTAATAACTTGAATCCCACCCATATTGATGAGCTGCCCAAGAGGGAAAAAGAAGCTCAAGATCTTGACTCTCATGAAAACTTCAAcatgaaaagaaagaagaaacttGCACCACATAAGGATCAAGTGAACATAGGAGATTCAGAGTGTTTTGAGTCTGTCAACAAAACAGGtttgttttttgtttatgtATAA
- the LOC115714788 gene encoding B3 domain-containing transcription factor VRN1, whose protein sequence is MESTNFCPDTPHFHRMILQDSLFDNKLKIPKEFMVKYGSNIDTSKPIVVKVPGGGAWKMNLTKCDGHIWLGEGWPSFARHYSIERGYSLFFRYEGQSRFHVVIIGVNGSEICYPAVVITTSKHSDGTLNPTNIIVAQEEDEEFDSRENLNRKRKEKLAPPFSSPKRRKKELFVSSDNDDDEYAAAAPPKDQVNMGDSECVESVNKTGMLKALAKKGGSRVEEHFRSMTVEEKDEALFRMTNLTSQYPYFKIVLKKMHLHDRYELALPAEFWRENVGEKSDLDITLYVPHNGRTWLGKLQIKARNGSPRAVISIRCWREFAVENCLKLSDVCTFELTNKNEMMFKVSINRATLCDQNNQQSEGNVKLGAKSKDHTSDQVTQGAFSSSRGGKFSEGATVKQSNPSFEIILGQSAGKLKRIPLYISNNFLQGKPGAVTIQVGKKLWGVNLSGGSGGLFFCGGWPKFVKENHLQPGDSCLFELVTKETDTDNTLLNATISRRINPAAVSALISYRT, encoded by the exons ATGGAATCTACCAACTTCTGTCCTGATACTCCTCATTTTCATAGGATGATCTTACAAGATTCTCTTTTTGACAATAAACTT AAAATTCCCAAAGAGTTTATGGTAAAATATGGTAGTAATATTGATACATCAAAGCCAATAGTGGTGAAAGTCCCTGGTGGTGGAGCATGGAAAATGAACTTGACCAAATGTGATGGCCATATTTGGCTGGGTGAAGGTTGGCCAAGCTTTGCAAGGCATTACTCCATAGAACGTGGATATTCCTTGTTTTTTAGATATGAAGGTCAATCTAGATTTCATGTGGTCATAATCGGTGTAAATGGTTCAGAGATATGCTATCCTGCTGTAGTTATTACTACTTCCAAACATTCTGATGGTACCTTAAATCCCACCAATATTATTGTAGctcaagaagaagatgaagagttTGACTCTCGTGAAAACCTTAACAGAAAAAGAAAGGAGAAACTTGCACCACCATTTTCTTCTCCCAAGAGAAGGAAAAAAGAGCTTTTTGTTAGTAGTGACAATGATGATGACGAGTACGCAGCAGCAGCACCACCTAAGGATCAAGTGAACATGGGAGATTCAGAGTGTGTTGAATCTGTCAACAAAACag GAATGCTTAAGGCTCTTGCCAAAAAGGGTGGTAGTAGAGTAGAAGAACATTTTAGATCGATGACTGTAGAAGAAAAAGATGAAGCTTTATTTAGGATGACAAACTTAACATCCCAATACCCATATTTTAAGATTGTCTTAAAGAAGATGCATCTGCATGATCGATATGAGTTG GCCTTACCAGCAGAATTTTGGAGAGAAAATGTCGGTGAAAAATCTGATCTTGATATTACTCTATATGTTCCTCATAATGGGAGAACTTGGCTTGGGAAACTTCAGATAAAAGCTAGAAATGGCTCACCAAGAGCTGTAATCTCGATAAGATGTTGGCGGGAATTTGCTGTGGAAAATTGCTTGAAACTGAGCGATGTTTGTACATTTGAACTGACTAATAAAAATGAAATGATGTTCAAAGTTTCCATCAACAGAGCAACACTGTGTGATCAAAACAACCAACAATCCGAAG GAAATGTGAAGCTTGGCGCCAAATCTAAAGATCACACAAGCGACCAGGTAACTCAAGGCGCGTTTTCATCTTCAAGGGGTGGCAAATTTTCTGAAGGAGCAACCGTTAAACAATCTAATCCCAGTTTCGAAATTATATTAGGGCAGTCTGCTGGAAAATTAAAG CGTATTCCGCTGTATATCTCAAATAATTTTCTACAAGGAAAGCCAGGAGCTGTAACAATACAGGTTGGGAAGAAATTGTGGGGTGTTAATTTGTCTGGTGGTTCAGGTGGACTGTTTTTTTGTGGTGGATGGCCTAAATTTGTAAAGGAGAACCATTTGCAGCCTGGAGATTCTTGTCTCTTTGAATTGGTTACCAAAGAAACCGATACAGATAACACTTTGCTAAACGCTACCATTTCTCGGCGAATCAACCCTGCTGCTGTAAGTGCTTTAATTAGCTATAGGACTTAG
- the LOC115714352 gene encoding nucleolar GTP-binding protein 1, with translation MVQYNFKKITVVPTGKDFIDIILSRTQRQTPTVVHKGYAINRLRQFYMRKVKYTQTNFYEKLSAIIDEFPRLDDIHPFYGDLLHVLYNKDHYKLALGQINTARNLISKIAKDYVRLLKYGDSLYRCKCLKVAALGRMCTVIKRIGPSLAYLEQIRQHMARLPSIDPNTRTILICGYPNVGKSSFINKITKADVDVQPYAFTTKSLFVGHTDYDYLRYQVIDTPGILDRPFEDRNIIEMCSITALAHLRAAVLFFLDVSGSCGYTIAQQAALFHSIKSLFMNKPLVIVCNKTDLQPLDGISEEDKKLVMEMKAEALKTVLGQGGEAANDEGVLLTMSTLTEEGVIAVKNAACKRLLDQRVEIKMKSKKLNDCLNRFHVAFPKPRDQKERPACIPQAVLEARAKQASETEKRKTERDLENENGGAGVYSASLKKHYILANDEWKEDILPEILDGHNVYDYIDPDILQRLEELEQEEGLRQTEDADDDFEMDGQELTPDEQKALAAIRKKKSLLIQQHRIKKSTAESRPIVPRKFDKEREFTSERMGRQLSKLGIDPSLAIERVRSRSLSKRGRKRERSVDATGGEAMDMDADTPSKKLRARSRSLSLSRSRSRSRAPTEVTPGDGFKDSTQKGSALKIAKKSTKKRNKNARRGEADRVIPTLKPKHLYSGKRSSGKTDRR, from the coding sequence ATGGTGCAATATAACTTCAAGAAGATTACTGTGGTGCCGACTGGGAAGGACTTCATTGACATTATCCTTTCTCGTACCCAACGCCAGACGCCCACTGTTGTCCACAAGGGATATGCCATCAATCGTCTCCGACAGTTTTATATGCGTAAAGTGAAGTATACGCAAACAAATTTTTATGAAAAGCTTTCTGCTATCATTGATGAGTTCCCTAGGCTGGATGACATCCATCCTTTTTATGGTGATCTTCTTCATGTCCTCTACAACAAGGACCATTACAAGCTTGCACTTGGCCAAATTAATACTGCAAGGAATCTTATCAGTAAGATTGCTAAAGATTATGTGAGATTGTTGAAGTATGGTGACTCACTTTACAGATGCAAGTGTCTGAAAGTTGCTGCTCTTGGCCGAATGTGTACTGTGATAAAAAGGATTGGTCCTAGTTTGGCATACTTGGAACAAATTAGACAACACATGGCAAGGTTACCTTCAATAGATCCTAATACCCGAACAATCCTCATTTGTGGGTATCCTAATGTTGGAAAGAGTTCATTTATTAACAAGATCACTAAAGCTGATGTTGATGTGCAACCTTATGCTTTTACCACAAAGTCACTATTTGTTGGTCATACAGACTATGATTACCTCAGGTACCAAGTTATTGATACACCAGGGATTTTGGATCGTCCATTTGAAGACCGCAACATTATTGAGATGTGCAGTATCACAGCTTTGGCACATTTAAGGGCGGCAGTGCTGTTCTTCTTGGATGTCTCGGGGTCTTGTGGCTATACTATTGCTCAGCAGGCTGCTCTTTTTCACAGTATCAAGTCTTTGTTTATGAACAAACCATTGGTGATTGTGTGCAATAAGACTGATTTACAGCCATTGGATGGCATATCTGAGGAAGATAAGAAGTTGGTTATGGAGATGAAAGCTGAGGCATTGAAGACTGTGCTTGGTCAAGGAGGAGAGGCTGCAAATGATGAAGGGGTGCTTTTGACCATGAGTACTTTGACTGAGGAAGGGGTGATTGCTGTGAAGAATGCAGCTTGTAAGAGATTATTGGATCAGAGGGTGGAAATAAAGATGAAATCTAAAAAACTAAATGATTGCTTGAACAGGTTTCATGTTGCATTCCCAAAACCTCGTGACCAGAAGGAAAGGCCAGCTTGTATACCTCAGGCTGTTCTTGAAGCCAGGGCTAAGCAGGCTTCAGAGACTGAAAAGAGAAAAACTGAAAGGGATTTGGAAAATGAAAATGGTGGTGCAGGTGTGTACTCTGCCAGTTTGAAGAAGCACTACATCTTGGCTAACGATGAATGGAAGGAAGATATACTGCCAGAAATTCTTGATGGGCACAACGTATATGACTACATTGATCCTGATATTTTACAAAGGCTTGAAGAGTTGGAACAAGAGGAAGGACTTCGACAGACTGAGGATGCTGATGATGATTTTGAGATGGATGGACAGGAATTGACCCCAGATGAACAGAAGGCATTGGCTGCAATCAGGAAAAAGAAAAGCTTGCTCATACAACAGCATAGAATTAAGAAAAGTACAGCAGAAAGCAGGCCAATCGTGCCTAGGAAATTTGACAAGGAAAGAGAGTTCACATCAGAGAGAATGGGAAGGCAGCTATCGAAATTGGGGATTGATCCATCACTGGCCATTGAACGAGTTCGAAGCAGGTCTCTCTCTAAGAGAGGTAGGAAGAGGGAGAGGTCAGTTGATGCCACTGGTGGCGAGGCAATGGATATGGATGCAGACACACCCAGCAAGAAACTACGTGCAAGGTCTAGATCTCTATCACTGTCAAGATCAAGGTCAAGGTCAAGGGCACCTACTGAAGTCACTCCTGGTGATGGATTTAAGGATTCTACTCAAAAGGGTTCTGCTCTTAAGATTGCTAAGAAATCCACAAAGAAGAGGAACAAGAATGCACGTCGTGGAGAGGCAGATAGAGTGATCCCTACTCTGAAGCCAAAGCATTTGTACTCTGGAAAGCGCTCATCTGGTAAAACCGATAGGCGTTGA
- the LOC133037385 gene encoding B3 domain-containing protein REM19-like translates to MEPEKVIRKQRLSGLAKAKALMRAKGFKSKDPFFVVLMQPSFVGAGFRMIVPFPFAKTYLSKSQDVILKVQNGRRTWSVDYICRQYKGSSSTRFDCGWKAFVRDNDLKVGDVCAFVLKKSIGIILFEVVIFHGDGVANSPVLTGKQELYYPILIIVIIILS, encoded by the exons ATGGAACCTGAAAAAGTTATAAGAAAGCAGAGATTGAGTGGATTAGCAAAGGCTAAGGCTCTCATGAGAGCGAAAGGTTTTAAATCTAAAGACCCCTTTTTCGTAGTTCTTATGCAACCATCTTTTGTTGGAGCTGGGTTTCGTATG ATTGTACCATTTCCCTTTGCAAAAACTTACCTCAGTAAGTCTCAAGATGTGATCCTTAAGGTTCAGAACGGGAGGAGGACCTGGTCTGTTGATTACATATGTAGACAGTACAAAGGATCTTCAAGTACAAGATTCGATTGTGGTTGGAAAGCATTTGTTCGAGATAATGATTTGAAAGTAGGCGATGTTTGTGCCTTTGTTTTGAAAAAGAGCATTGGAATAATATTATTCGAAGTGGTTATTTTTCATGGCGATGGTGTAGCAAATTCCCCTGTGTTAACAGGTAAACAAGAACTCTATTATCCTAtactaataatagtaataataatattgtctTGA
- the LOC133037160 gene encoding B3 domain-containing protein REM9-like yields MTVEEKDEALSRTKNFTSQNPYFQIVLQRTHVHHQYDMALPAEFWRENVHEKSDLDVTLYVPHEKRTWVVKRQTTTLNGSPRAAFSKRDWLEFAEENRLKVNDVCIFELTNKNEMIFKIFINRVTQCYQNNQQSEGNVKFVSESKDHTSSHDSQGAPSSLRGDKFSEVATHEQSNRSFKAVLGESVFQPRVGKNLWDVNLASNGCGLVLCGGWRRFARENHLQPGHSCVFELVTKETDTDNSALLNVTISRPINNAVVI; encoded by the exons ATGACTGTAGAAGAAAAAGATGAAGCTTTATCTAGGACTAAAAACTTCACATCCCAAAACCCATATTTTCAGATTGTCTTACAAAGGACACATGTGCACCATCAATATGACATG GCCTTACCAGCAGAGTTTTGGAGAGAGAATGTCCATGAAAAATCTGATCTTGATGTTACTCTTTATGTTCCTCATGAGAAGAGGACTTGGGTCGTAAAACGTCAGACAACAACTTTAAATGGCTCACCAAGAGCTGCATTCTCGAAAAGAGATTGGCTGGAATTCGCTGAGGAGAATAGGTTGAAAGTGAACGATGTTTGTATATTTGAACTGACTAATAAAAATGAAATGATATTCAAAATTTTCATCAACCGAGTGACACAATGTTATCAAAACAACCAACAATCCGAAG GAAATGTGAAGTTTGTATCCGAATCTAAAGATCACACAAGCAGCCATGATAGTCAAGGCGCGCCTTCATCTTTAAGGGGTGACAAATTTTCTGAAGTAGCAACCCATGAACAATCTAATCGCAGTTTCAAAGCTGTATTGGGGGAGTCTGTTTTTCAACCAAGG GTTGGAAAGAACTTGTGGGATGTTAATTTGGCTAGTAATGGATGTGGACTGGTTTTATGTGGTGGATGGCGTAGATTTGCTAGGGAGAACCATTTGCAGCCTGGACATTCTTGTGTCTTTGAATTGGTTACCAAAGAAACAGATACAGATAATAGTGCTTTGTTAAATGTTACCATTTCTAGACCAATTAATAATGCTGTTGTTATATAG
- the LOC133037383 gene encoding B3 domain-containing protein LOC_Os12g40080-like isoform X1, whose translation MNITGRFKLCAKRSDGIVGESVNQKKKQFSMTPAHKRKALSRTQNFKSKNPYFKVALQETHVQRYDMTLQEDFWKKNIGDGKCEHNVTLCVPPEKRKWHLKLHITSHGTPPRAWFDRRGWKEFIGNNHLKIEDVLIFELIEKTEQIIMFNIIIFQATKCDRNSQQLQSHQGNNIIKSGITNSNDHNSKSSSSKSDKFLGEEIKQSYPNFEVTLGESVDEMLQISNVRTYFQVKPEIATLQVLKKCWKVDLRWGLSDEVILYGGGWSKFAKENRLHPGDSCLFEIVRNEIDNALFKVTITVDVSC comes from the exons ATGAATATTACAGGTAGGTTTAAACTTTGTGCTAAAAGGAGTGATGGTATAGTTGGAGAATCTGTTAATCAAAAGAAGAAGCAGTTTTCAATGACTCCAGCTCATAAAAGGAAAGCTTTATCTAGGACTCAAAACTTCAAATCCAAAAATCCATATTTCAAAGTTGCCTTACAAGAGACACATGTGCAACGTTATGACATG ACGTTACAAGaagatttttggaaaaaaaatataggtGATGGAAAATGTGAACATAATGTAACTCTATGTGTTCCTCCTGAGAAGAGGAAATGGCATTTAAAACTTCATATTACTAGCCACGGTACACCACCAAGAGCTTGGTTCGACAGAAGAGGCTGGAAGGAATTCATTGGGAACAACCATTTGAAAATTGAGGATGTcttaatatttgaattgattGAAAAAACTGAGCAAATCATTATGTTCAACATTATCATATTCCAAGCCACCAAATGTGATCGAAACAGCCAACAGTTACAATCTCATCAAG GCAACAATATTATAAAGTCTGGGATAACCAATTCCAACGATCACAACAGCAAGTCTTCATCTTCAAAGAGTGACAAATTTTTGGGAGAAGAAATCAAACAATCTTATCCCAATTTTGAAGTCACATTGGGGGAATCTGTTGATGAGATGCTG CAGATTTCCAATGTAAGGACTTATTTTCAAGTAAAGCCAGAAATCGCAACACTCCAAGTGCTGAAGAAATGTTGGAAGGTTGATTTGAGATGGGGTTTATCAGATGAAGTGATTTTATATGGTGGTGGATGGTCTAAATTTGCGAAGGAGAACCGGCTACATCCCGGAGattcttgtctatttgagattGTTAGGAATGAAATTGATAATGCTTTGTTCAAAGTTACCATTACTGTTGATGTTAGTTGTTAG